TAATGAGGTTAAACCCCCACAAATTATGATATATTCCTACTGTAACGGACCCAaatacctaagtaggtaggtatgtattagTCTGTGGTTTATGTTTCTTCGTATTTGGCATTATGTAATAACATAGGTATTTAAGGTATTTTACGATTGAAGCGACTGCGATCTGCGTTAATAACTAATAACTTAGGGGTAAAATAATCTGAAactaatacattttatttattttttaaatcaagGGCCATACTATTAGCTGGTACCGTCATAGTCCTTATAACGTGTTATGTACCTAATGAATATCAGCTGTTATCACTGACGTGTTGATGACGATAATGTATACATTTGCTTTCAAAACCGATCGAAGAGATCTCCAGCTCGGATAGTGCTTGTAGTTAGTTAATGGTGtgttgacataattattttcttaattTCTTTACACATAGCAAATAACATATTGTGTGGATCTGTATCCGGCTTAGTTTTAGTAGAGACGAAATACGACCGAAAATACACAAGAAAACCGTCAAAACCAGAAGTGGTAAGTAACTTCAGGATTTACACATTTAgtactttttttttagtttttgttgtACCTGgtgaatataggtacttatatatatatacctattttaacTTTATATAACACATAACAAGAGTACGATAGGACTTAATAAGGCATGAaggcttattttatttagggCATTAAGAATATATTACGTTCTCAGAAATATCCTATCAAGGTGGTTGCCATTAAATATTTCCGTAGCGAGCCTTTGTAACACATAAAATAATTGTAATGCAGAAATGTCGGCGTGCGGCGGAGGCGGCGTCGGCGGCGGTGGCGTTGGTTCAGCGGTGGCAGCGGCGTTACATTTCTTCGCTGCCTCGCAGTGTCTGGTGCGGGAGGAGTGGTTACCGGACGCTACTGTCCACAGTGAGTACAACGGTCTGTTTAGCAGTGTCGGCGTGCGCgggaggcggcggcggcgtggtctCGGCGGTGGCAGCGGCCCGCATTGAATAGGCAATTGTCTGGTGTTAACGCTACTGTCCACAGTGAGTACCtaatatagtaatacctacttaaaatttaaattaataacacCATATAGCTTGTGATTGCCTGGGTTCAAGGACAATATATATTGCGATATTTCTACTTCGTCTGTCTAATACTAAACGCATTTACAGAGTCGAAGAGGACGTTATCGCCATACCGGTTACGTTCACGATGAATGCACTTTTGACTATTGAATGACATTAACTCATTATGTTAATTGGAGTTAAGTCGGGCTAAAGTTAGCTCTGCAGTTACACATACTTGGGAGTGTTAGAGAGTGTGGAAATGTCACCATAAACGTGAAATCCCTATGAAAATATGTCGTTCAAATAACAGTTCTCTTAGGCGGACTAGACCACGCTTACGGCTTAACAGCCCTTTCTTCCACCTTTTTCTGCGTacgattttatttgttttaaatacgTTGGACGTCGTTTTGCATAAAATACTTCCAGGCAATAAAAACTCCTCCAAGTCAAAAGTTAATGACAAGTTTGCTGGTATATTCCAGACGGTTCTACATGGGACTTCATCGTGGTCGGAGGAGGGacggcgggcgcggcgctggCGGCGCGGCTTCCTGGCGCGGTGCTGCTGCTGGAGGCTGGAGGGGACCCACCGCAGGAAAGCATAGTTAGTATTACTTCATCGTGGTCGGCGGAGGGacggcgggcgcggcgctggCGGCGCGGCTGCCTGGCGCCGTGCTGCTGCTGGAGGCTGGAGGGGATCCACCGCAGGAGAGCATAGTTAGTATTACTTCATCGTGGTCGGCGGAGGGacggcgggcgcggcgctggCGGTGCGGCTGCCCGGCGCCGTGATGCTGCTGGAGGCTGGAGGGGATCCACCGCAGGAAAGCATAGTTAGTATTACTTCATCGTGGTCGGCGGAGGGacggcgggcgcggcgctggCGGCGCGGCTGCCTGGCGCCGTGCTGCTGCTGGAGGCTGGAGGGGATCCACCGCAGGAGAGCATAGTTAGTAAATATTACATTACTACTATTTTCCGTAGGCCAGATTATAGTGTTCACGCCCTTATTCATCAGGCCTGCGGGTCGTAGTTTTGATGGTATATGTTTTggtaataaatatgaaatattttgAGGTGTGATGTTTAAAATACGCTTTTTGGAATATTTGTTTGCTGGCCTGTTAGCTAGGGTCGAATTCACCACCTTCAATCTTTCCAAACCAACGTCGTATGTTCGCTTAAAGTAGGTGTCACCGCTATATTGGTGCCCTCCCTGTTCACTTCACTGCATTTAATCAAATTGTTAATCATTCACGTCCGCAGATACCAGGATTCCGCCACCACCTCAAAGGCAGCGAATATGACTGGAACTTCACGTCCGTAGACGACGCCGTGTCAAGCCAGGCGCTTATCAATGGCCAGCAGCTCCAACCTCGAGGCAAGACGCTGGGCGGCAGCGGCTCCATCAACGACATGGTCTACGCCAGAGGCTTCCCTGCAGACTACGAGGAATGGGCTTCCCTCGTCGGAGAACAATGGAACTGGACTAACGTCCTAAAATACTTCAAGAAGACTGAACATCTAACTGATGAAAAGATCATTAACGATCCTGAATTAATGGAGTATCATGGTAGGAATGGAGATATAGAAGTCACCGGTTTAAATGAGTCCATGTATACGACTACAAAGTTCCTGGAAGCATTTGAAGAGTTGGGTTTTCCAATAGTAAAGGATATGACCTATCCAGGTTTGATAGGAGCTGGAAGATTCTCACACACCATCAGAGACGGTCAGAGAGACAGTTCTTTAACCGCGATGCTTAATAAACAATCATGGAATGAGAAATTGAAAGTGGTCAAAAACGCATTGGTGACCAAGATTTTGATTGAGAATGATAAAGCTTACGGAGTAGAGGCGCTTATAAATGGAGATAGCTTCACCTTTTTGGTTGACAAAGAGGTTGTAGTTTCTGCAGGGACTTTTAATACTGCCAAGTTATTGATGCTCTCTGGTTTAGGCCCGAAGGAGCATTTGGAAGAGATGGAAATCGAGGTTATAAAAGACTTGCCTGTGGGCGATAACCTCCACGATCACGTGATGGTGCTGACGTACTTGGCAGCTGACAATGGAACTTGTTTCTACAACGAAGCAGAGTCTCAAATGGAATTGATAAGGTATCTGTACGATCGAACGGGCTCCTACTCGAGAACCGACAGCATGGGCGCGTATATAACAAACAAAGACGGCACAGTACCGGAATTTGCGATTTACCCGTCGTGTATATCAGTAGGAGAGAACTTTTACCAAAACTGTGTAAATATGCTCGGGTTTCAACACAAAATTTGTACTCAACTCCAATCAGAGCTGGAAAGCAGTGAGCTATTAGGACTAGCTGTTGTTCTCTTGAAGCCGAAATCTCGTGGTAAAGTGCGGTTGAAGTCCGCGGATCCGTTGGAAGCTCCGTTGATATACTCCGGCACTTTTTGCGACATTTCTGACTTGGATGGATTTCCTAGCGCATTGCAGATAGCGTGGTCGATAGCAAATACTTCTTATTTTAGAGCGGTGAACGCTCGAGTTATTGAGTTAGATATTGATTATTGTAACAATATAGGAACAGAAGATTTAAAGTGTAAAGCTCAAGCGATGGCGACGTCAGCGTGGCACGCTGTCGGGACCGCCGCGATGGGGAGTGTGTTGGATAGCCGACTGAAGGTGAGAGGGGTGCGAGGGTTGAGGGTGGCTGATGCTAGTGTGATGCCGAAGGTGGTTCGAGGGAATACCAACGCGCCCGTTATCATGATTGCGGAAAGGGCGGCTGACTTCATTAAAGAGGAGTATTTTG
The sequence above is a segment of the Cydia fagiglandana chromosome 9, ilCydFagi1.1, whole genome shotgun sequence genome. Coding sequences within it:
- the LOC134667703 gene encoding ecdysone oxidase-like — encoded protein: MSACGGGGVGGGGVGSAVAAALHFFAASQCLVREEWLPDATVHNGSTWDFIVVGGGTAGAALAARLPGAVLLLEAGGDPPQESIIPGFRHHLKGSEYDWNFTSVDDAVSSQALINGQQLQPRGKTLGGSGSINDMVYARGFPADYEEWASLVGEQWNWTNVLKYFKKTEHLTDEKIINDPELMEYHGRNGDIEVTGLNESMYTTTKFLEAFEELGFPIVKDMTYPGLIGAGRFSHTIRDGQRDSSLTAMLNKQSWNEKLKVVKNALVTKILIENDKAYGVEALINGDSFTFLVDKEVVVSAGTFNTAKLLMLSGLGPKEHLEEMEIEVIKDLPVGDNLHDHVMVLTYLAADNGTCFYNEAESQMELIRYLYDRTGSYSRTDSMGAYITNKDGTVPEFAIYPSCISVGENFYQNCVNMLGFQHKICTQLQSELESSELLGLAVVLLKPKSRGKVRLKSADPLEAPLIYSGTFCDISDLDGFPSALQIAWSIANTSYFRAVNARVIELDIDYCNNIGTEDLKCKAQAMATSAWHAVGTAAMGSVLDSRLKVRGVRGLRVADASVMPKVVRGNTNAPVIMIAERAADFIKEEYFGL